The Hyla sarda isolate aHylSar1 unplaced genomic scaffold, aHylSar1.hap1 scaffold_2667, whole genome shotgun sequence genome has a segment encoding these proteins:
- the LOC130324852 gene encoding ATP-sensitive inward rectifier potassium channel 10 — protein MTSPVKVYYSQTTQTDSRPLIGSTLRRRRVMTKDGRSNVRIEHIADKSFLYLKDLWTTFIDMQWRYKLLLFSATFAGTWFIFGVIWYLVALVHGDLLEFNAPANHTPCVMQVHTLTGAFLFSLESQTTIGYGFRYISEECPLAIVLLITQLVLTTILEIFITGTFLAKIARPKKRAETIKFSQNAVVAQYEGKLCLMIRVANMRRSLLIGCQVTGKLLQTQVTKEGENVHLNQTNVDFQVDTASDSPFLILPLTFYHVVDESSPLKDVAIRSGEGDFELVVILSGTVEPTSATCQVRTSYLPEEILWGYEFSPIISLSSSGKYVADFSLFDHVLKISSPCCFHETVRFGDPEKLKLEESFRDKSEKEGSPLSVRISNV, from the coding sequence ATGACTTCTCCGGTGAAGGTCTACTACAGCCAGACCACGCAGACAGACAGCCGGCCTCTCATAGGCTCCACCCTGAGGAGACGTCGCGTGATGACGAAGGACGGACGGAGCAACGTGCGAATAGAACACATCGCCGACAAGAGCTTCCTGTACCTCAAGGACCTGTGGACGACCTTCATCGACATGCAGTGGCGGTATAAGCTGCTTCTCTTCTCAGCCACGTTTGCGGGAACCTGGTTTATTTTCGGAGTCATCTGGTACTTGGTGGCTTTAGTCCACGGAGATCTCTTGGAATTTAACGCCCCCGCCAACCACACGCCTTGTGTCATGCAGGTGCACACACTGACCGGAGCCTTCCTCTTCTCTCTGGAGTCACAGACCACCATTGGTTATGGCTTCAGATACATCAGTGAGGAGTGCCCCTTGGCCATCGTGCTTCTCATCACTCAGCTCGTCCTCACAACAATACTCGAAATTTTCATCACCGGAACCTTTTTGGCAAAAATTGCTCGTCCAAAGAAAAGGGCTGAAACCATCAAGTTCAGTCAGAACGCGGTGGTGGCCCAATATGAAGGCAAACTCTGTCTGATGATCCGCGTGGCCAACATGCGCAGAAGTCTACTGATCGGATGCCAAGTGACTGGGAAGCTACTGCAGACGCAGGTCACCAAGGAGGGTGAGAATGTCCATCTCAACCAGACCAACGTGGACTTCCAGGTGGACACGGCCTCAGATAGTCCTTTTCTCATCCTACCTCTCACCTTCTATCATGTGGTGGACGAGTCAAGTCCACTGAAAGATGTCGCCATCCGCTCCGGAGAAGGGGATTTTGAACTGGTGGTCATTCTCAGTGGGACAGTGGAGCCCACAAGTGCCACGTGCCAGGTACGCACATCTTACCTTCCTGAGGAGATCCTCTGGGGTTACGAGTTCAGCCCAATCATTTCACTTTCTTCCAGTGGGAAATACGTGGCAGATTTCAGCCTCTTTGACCACGTTCTGAAGATCTCTTCGCCATGCTGCTTCCACGAGACTGTCCGCTTTGGAGACCCCGAGAAACTCAAACTGGAGGAATCATTCAGGGATAAATCTGAGAAGGAAGGAAGTCCCCTGAGTGTGCGCATCAGTAATGTCTGA